Proteins found in one Microbacterium sp. LWS13-1.2 genomic segment:
- a CDS encoding pyridoxamine 5'-phosphate oxidase family protein translates to MPDAPLPETALAFLRKPNPAVMATVTANGRPVSVATWYLVEDDGLLMLCMNADRARLKHLQNNGHVSLTVLAADDFGTHMSVQGHVVSIKPDEGLADIDRLSRHFLGKDYPARESPLVTVHVAIDRWFGWSGGRPLQY, encoded by the coding sequence ATGCCTGATGCTCCGTTGCCAGAGACCGCTCTCGCCTTCCTCCGCAAGCCGAACCCGGCCGTCATGGCGACGGTCACGGCGAACGGTCGCCCCGTATCGGTAGCGACGTGGTACCTCGTCGAAGACGACGGACTCCTCATGCTGTGCATGAACGCAGACCGCGCCCGCCTCAAGCACCTTCAGAACAACGGCCACGTGTCGCTGACTGTGCTCGCAGCGGACGACTTCGGCACGCACATGTCTGTCCAAGGACACGTCGTGTCGATCAAGCCCGACGAGGGACTTGCCGACATTGATCGACTCTCTCGGCATTTCCTCGGCAAGGACTACCCTGCCAGGGAGAGCCCGCTCGTGACGGTCCACGTAGCGATCGATCGATGGTTCGGTTGGTCCGGAGGCCGTCCCCTTCAGTACTGA
- a CDS encoding Wadjet anti-phage system protein JetD domain-containing protein: MCLNRLRARGVEATSALMDAETLFDHRDLWGLDPEPNVGVFELLTPGERATLQSLSAGGNIRLEQERIPWSYALAAGVFLSRPPKRWLGAGA; this comes from the coding sequence ACCGACTTCGAGCCAGGGGAGTGGAGGCGACCTCGGCGTTGATGGATGCCGAGACCCTATTCGACCACCGCGACCTCTGGGGGCTCGATCCAGAACCGAACGTCGGTGTGTTCGAGCTGCTCACACCCGGAGAGCGCGCGACGCTCCAGTCGCTGAGCGCCGGCGGTAACATTCGGCTCGAGCAGGAGCGCATCCCGTGGAGCTATGCGCTGGCGGCTGGGGTCTTTCTGAGCCGACCGCCAAAGCGTTGGTTAGGTGCCGGCGCGTGA